A region of Carassius auratus strain Wakin chromosome 11, ASM336829v1, whole genome shotgun sequence DNA encodes the following proteins:
- the LOC113110562 gene encoding flocculation protein FLO11-like: protein MSTTTEGQSTSEVISSTAEIPTSSIEQTTSQQTQTTQFSSTPETEPTTAQSTVTTAMSQSSTYTLESSTSESGSTVQTSVYTSSTSLSSPSISTERQSTSEFTSSTTEIPTSSVEQTTSQQTQTTQFSSTTETEPTTTAQSTFTVSSPTSISTLESSTLENGSTLETTLSTIGTSPFLMSTTTEGQRTSEVISSTAEIPTSSVEQTTSQQTQTTQFSSTTESVPTTTAQSTFTVSSPTSISTLESSTLENSSTLETTLSTIGTSPSLMSTTTDGQSTSEVISSTAEIPSSSVEQTTSQQTQTTQFSSTPETEPTTAYLSILNVYHNRRTKYIRSYFINSRNTYF, encoded by the exons ATGTCTActacaacagaaggacaaagtacatcagaagttATTTCATCAACAGCAGAAATACCTACTTCTAGcatagagcaaacaacaagccagcaaacacaaaccactcagtttagttcaaccCCAGAAACTGAACCTACAACAGCTCAATCAACAGTTACCACAGCTATGTCCCAATCGAGCACgtacacattagaatcatctacaagtgaaagtggatcaacggtgcaaacttctgtgtacacatcAAGTACCTCTCTGTCTTCACCATCTAtttcaacagaaagacaaagtacatcagaattcacttcatcaacaacagaaataccTACTTCcagtgtagagcaaacaacaagccaacaaacacaaaccactcagtttagttcaaccacagaaacagaacctacaacgacagctcaatcaacatttacagttagcTCCCCTACGAGCATCTCCACATTGGAATCATCTACACTTGAAAATggttcaacactggaaactacattgTCCACAATAGGTACCTCTCCATTCTTAATGTCTACCACAACAGAAGGACAACGTACATCAGAAGTTATTTCATCAACAGCAGAAATACCTACTTCTagcgtagagcaaacaacaagccagcaaacacaaaccactcagtttagttcaaccACAGAATCAgtacctacaacgacagctcaatcaacatttacagttagcTCCCCTACGAGCATCTCCACATTGGAATCATCTACACTTGAAAATagttcaacactggaaactacacTGTCTACAATAGGTACCTCTCCATCCTTAATGTCTACCACAACAGacggacaaagtacatcagaagtgATTTCATCAACAGCAGAAATACCTTCTTCCagcgtagagcaaacaacaagccagcaaacacaaaccactcagtttagttcaaccccagaaactgaacctacaacagc GTACCTCTCCATCCTTAATGTCTAccacaacagaaggacaaagtacatcagaagttATTTCATCAACAGCAGAAATACCTACTTCTag
- the LOC113110563 gene encoding flocculation protein FLO11-like, which translates to MSQSSTYTLESSTSESGSTVQTSVYTSSTSLSSQSISTERQSTSEFTSSTTEIPTSSVEQTTSQQTQTTQFSSTTETEPKTTAQSTFTVSSPTSISTLESSTLENGSTLETSLSTIGTSPFLMSTTTEGQRTSEVISSTAEIPTSSVEQTTSQQTQTTQFSSTTETVPTTTAQSTFTVSSPTSISTLESSTLGNGSTLETSLSTIDTSPSLMSITTEGQSTSEVISSTAEISTSSVEQTTSQQTQTTQFSSTTETVTTTTAQSTFTVSSPTSIFTFESSTLENGSTMETTFSTTGTSPSLMSTTTEGQSTSEVISSTAEIPTSSVELTTSQQTQTTQFSSTTETEPPTTAQSTFTVSSPTSISTLESSTLENGSTLETTLSTIGTSPSLMSTTTEGQSTSEVISSTAEIPTSSVEQTTSQQTQTTQFSSTPETEPTTAPSTYTLESSTIESGSTVQTSVYTSSTSLSSPSISTERQSTSEFTSSTTEIPTSSVEQTTSQQTQTTQFSSTTETEPTTTAQSTFTVSSPTSISTLESSTLENGSTLETTLSTIGTSPSLMSTTTEGQSTSEVISSTAEIPTSSVEQTTSQQTQTTQFSSTPETEPTTAQTTVRTAMSQSSTYTLESSTSESGSTVQTSVYTSSTSLSSPSISTERQSTSEFTSSTTEIPTSSVEYLSILNVYHNRRTKYIRSDFINSRNTYF; encoded by the exons atgtcccaaTCGAGCACgtacacattagaatcatctacaagtgaaagtggatcaacagtgcaaacttctgtgtacacatcAAGTACCTCTCTGTCTTCACAATCTAtttcaacagaaagacaaagtacatcagaattcacttcatcaacaacagaaataccTACTTCcagtgtagagcaaacaacaagccaacaaacacaaaccactcagtttagttcaaccacagaaacagaacctaaaacgacagctcaatcaacatttacagttagcTCCCCTACGAGCATCTCCACATTGGAATCATCTACACTTGAAAATGGTTCAACACTGGAAACTTCATTGTCCACAATAGGTACGTCTCCATTCTTAATGTCTACCACAACAGAAGGACAACGTACATCAGAAGTTATTTCATCAACAGCAGAAATACCTACTTCTagcgtagagcaaacaacaagccagcagacacaaaccactcagtttagttcaaccacagaaacagtacctacaacgacagctcaatcaacatttacagttagcTCCCCTACGAGCATCTCCACATTGGAATCATCTACACTTGGAAATGGTTCAACACTGGAAACTTCATTGTCCACAATAGATACCTCTCCATCCTTAATGTCTAtcacaacagaaggacaaagtacatcagaagtgATTTCATCAACAGCAGAAATATCTACTTCTagtgtagagcaaacaacaagccagcagacacaaaccactcagtttagttcaaccacagaaacagtaactacaacgacagctcaatcaacatttacagttagcTCCCCTACGAGCATCTTTACATTCGAATCATCTACACTTGAAAATGGTTCAACAATGGAAACTACATTTtccacaacaggtacctctccatccttAATGTCTAccacaacagaaggacaaagtacatcagaagtgATTTCATCAACAGCAGAAATACCTACTTCCAGCGTAGAACTAACAACAAGccaacaaacacaaaccactcagtttagttcaaccacagaaacagaacctccaacgacagctcaatcaacatttacagttagcTCCCCTACGAGCATCTCCACATTGGAATCATCTACACTTGAAAATggttcaacactggaaactacattgTCCACAATAGGTACCTCTCCATCCTTAATGTCTAccacaacagaaggacaaagtacatcagaagttATTTCATCAACAGCAGAAATACCTACTTCTagcgtagagcaaacaacaagccagcaaacacaaaccactcagtttagttcaaccccagaaactgaacctacaacagctc CGAGCACgtacacattagaatcatctacaattgaaagtggatcaacggtgcaaacttctgtgtacacatcAAGTACCTCTCTGTCTTCACCATCTAtttcaacagaaagacaaagtacatcagaattcacttcatcaacaacagaaataccTACTTCcagtgtagagcaaacaacaagccaacaaacacaaaccactcagtttagttcaaccacagaaacagaacctacaacgacagctcaatcaacatttacagtcaGCTCCCCTACGAGCATCTCCACATTGGAATCATCTACACTTGAAAATggttcaacactggaaactacattgTCCACAATAGGTACCTCTCCATCCTTAATGTCTAccacaacagaaggacaaagtacatcagaagttATTTCATCAACAGCAGAAATACCTACTTCTagcgtagagcaaacaacaagccagcaaacacaaaccactcagtttagttcaaccCCAGAAACTGAACCTACAACAGCTCAAACAACAGTTAGAACAGCTATGTCCCAATCGAGCACgtacacattagaatcatctacaagtgaaagtggatcaacggtgcaaacttctgtgtacacatcAAGTACCTCTCTGTCTTCACCATCTAtttcaacagaaagacaaagtacatcagaattcacttcatcaacaacagaaataccTACTTCTagtgtaga GTACCTCTCCATCCTTAATGTCTAccacaacagaaggacaaagtacatcagaagtgATTTCATCAACAGCAGAAATACCTACTTCTag
- the LOC113110564 gene encoding flocculation protein FLO11-like — MYFWKKTYFIASVLLVFFAIMRTGANSANEQTMSEFISSTTNIPTSSAEPPTSQQTQTTQLSSTPETEPTTAQSTFTTAMSQSSMYTLESSTSESGSTVQTSVYTTSTFLSSPTISTEGQSTSEFTSSTTEITASSVEQTTGQQTQTNQFSSTTETEPTTTAQSTFTVSSPMSISTLESSTLENGSTLETTLSTIGTSPSLMFTTTEGQSTSEVISSTAEIPTSSVELTTSQQTQTTQFSSTTETEPTTTAQSTFTVSSPTSISTLESSTLENGSTLETTLSTIGTSPSLMFTTTEGQSTSEVISSTAEIPTSSVELTTSQQTQTTQFSSTTETEPTTTAQSTFTVSSPTSISTLESSTLENGSTLETTLSTIGTSPSLMSTTTEGQSTSEVISSTAEIPTSSVEQTTSQQTQTTQFSSTPETEPTTAQSTVTTAMSQSSTYILESSTM; from the exons ATGTATTTCtggaaaaaaacttattttattgccTCAGTCTTACTGGTATTTTTTGCAATCATGAGAACCGGAGCAAACTCAG CAAATGAACAGACAATGTCAGAATTCATTTCATCGACAACGAATATACCTACATCCAGTGCAGAGCCaccaacaagccagcagacacaAACAACTCAGTTAAGTTCAACCCCAGAAACTGAACCTacaacagctcaatcaacatttacaacagctatgtcccaaTCGAGCATgtacacattagaatcatctacaagtgaaagtggatcaacagtgcaaacttctgtgtacacaacaaGTACCTTTCTGTCTTCACCAACTatttcaacagaaggacaaagtacatcagaattcacttcatcaacaacagaaataacTGCTTCcagtgtagagcaaacaacaggccagcaaacacaaaccaatcagtttagttcaaccacagaaacagaacctacaacgacagctcaatcaacatttacagttagcTCCCCTATGAGCATCTCCACATTGGAATCATCTACACTTGAAAATggttcaacactggaaactacattgTCCACAATAGGTACCTCTCCATCCTTAATGTTTAccacaacagaaggacaaagtacatcagaagtgATTTCATCAACAGCAGAAATACCTACTTCCAGCGTAGAACTAACAACAAGccaacaaacacaaaccactcagtttagttcaaccacagaaacagaacctacaacgacagctcaatcaacatttacagttagcTCCCCTACGAGCATCTCCACATTGGAATCATCTACACTTGAAAATggttcaacactggaaactacattgTCCACAATAGGTACCTCTCCATCCTTAATGTTTAccacaacagaaggacaaagtacatcagaagtgATTTCATCAACAGCAGAAATACCTACTTCCAGCGTAGAACTAACAACAAGccaacaaacacaaaccactcagtttagttcaaccacagaaacagaacctacaacaactgctcaatcaacatttacagttagcTCCCCTACGAGCATCTCCACATTGGAATCATCTACACTTGAAAATggttcaacactggaaactacattgTCCACAATAGGTACCTCTCCATCCTTAATGTCTAccacaacagaaggacaaagtacatcagaagttATTTCATCAACAGCAGAAATACCTACTTCTagcgtagagcaaacaacaagccagcaaacacaaaccactcagtttagttcaaccccagaaactgaacctacaacagctcaatcaacagttacaacagctatgtcccaaTCGAGCACGTACatattagaatcatctacaa tgtag